The stretch of DNA CCGAAGTTGACCCAGTTGGCAATGGAAGAGATGAACCCAACAAGGACCCATTTTTACCCCCTGTCACTGAAAATAGAACCTATGTAGACTGGATTACCATCAACGAGAAATTTGGAGCAGCAACTGCGTCTATTATGCAGGGCTTGAAGTGGACAGGTGCGTTTGTGTGTATGTgcgtgtgtgtgtatgtgcgtgtgtgtgtatgtgcgtgtgtgtgtatgtgtgtgtgtgcgTATGTGCGGGTATTTGTGTACATGGATTCGAGCGGAAACAAAGAAAACGCGCCTTTACGTTTATCCGCGTTTTGTTATttacttttcctttttgcaaaaatgaataaaacgTGGAGTGGTAGTTTGGCAGAGCAGTGGACGACAAAACAGCACATGAGCATGTGCGCATTATCCGtctaacatttttttaacatttccGCTCGAACTTGCTTCACTTCAGGTGTGTGGGTGGTCGTAGCAGTCATAGTTGTGGGCATATTTTTCCTTCTGTTTTTGTTAAAGTGaagagaatataaatatcCCCAATTATAATGGTATAATCCCCCCTTTTAGTAAAACTGCGGATCAGTTCTCATAAAGTTAGATAAGTGCGTGAACGTATATAAGCATGTATGAATGTACACGTGTTTACGTGTGTGCATTGTACGTgtgaatatatgtttatctGTACGCACGTTTGTacgtatacatgtacatatgtttatCTGTACGCACGTTTGTacgtatacatgtacatatgtttatCTGTACGCACGTTTGTacgtatacatgtacatatgtttatCTGTACGCAcgtttgtatgtatgcatgtacatatgtttatCTGTACGCAcgtttgtatgtatgcatgtacatatgtttatCTGTACGCATTCGCAAATACACAAACAGGATCCCACGAAGGGACCCCCCGTTTACAGCGGCAAATTCAAGTTACTCAATGACTTAACGATACACGTAAAAAAACTTGAAATAATCAAATGCATTAATTGGtctattttcaaatatatgaaaattatcgAAAACACATTCAGTTAAATGGGAGAGTCTCTTTATGAGCTtccataaatttttatataaaagctCAAATTCTTCATGCTCGTGTTTATTTTCGTATATATAGACTACATTTTGGCATAAGTCATGTAGAATTGAATCCAACTCCTTGGGGTAGAAGTCCCTCTTAATTGTCTGATCCATTCCTCTATGAGCTCTCACCTGCAGTGGTTGTTCCTGCTTCTGTTCCTGTTCTTGCTCCTGCTTGTGCCGCATATTCTCCTCCCACTTTGCTTCTACTATTTCATAGTAGTAGCCGTTCTCGAGTGCAAAAAGAGCCGTTTTTACCAACAAATGCAAATTCCTGTATAGCAAAATAATCTGCTCTCGACCAGTATATAAAGCCGTTTCTAggaggaaatatatatatgacgaaatcatatgtatttttctaGGTATAGAGACAAATGGTACTTGTCCTCTTATGGGTCCACTTAAATTTGATTGTtctttatgtattataagaTCAATAgcctttttataaaattggtTTGCTTGTTCAGGTTTTTTATAATCAAAATCATAAAATTCACCAacattaaatataacttCCGTATTATTATCTAGTAAGTTGTTTTCAACATATCTATACAAAATGAATCCTATTCTAAAGTAATGTAGTATATCTAAATAGGACCTAGCAACATCTGCTATATGTAATGCACATTTATCATCATTTATCTTGCATCTTTGTAACCATGgttcaaaatatttaatattaaaatatttcaattcATCAAAATTTTCGTAAGGTGTATTGtcttctattatttttgGAACAAAATAAACGACACTAAATTTGCCATTACGATAAAGTACTTTATAATTCGTATTATCATATAAAACACGTTCACAGAAACGCATGCACTCTTTATCTTTACATTTAGCATAATTTGAATCTATTTTATCGGCAATTCTAAAAGCATTAATACTATCATCTGATGGTAcacatctatatatattggCAACGTAGTAACGCACTTTATATTTCTCATAATAAAATCTTTTAGCATCACTAAAAGGTAAGCATGCTGATAACATATAGTAATCTTGAACTCTCTTACGTAAACTAATATCTTCATACTGTGGATGTAAAATTAATCTAAAATTTGTAGTTGATCTTAGGAAGCTTGAAGTTGGTATGTCCGATATTAATgcttccttttcttttacattcttttttaacCAATTAATCAAGTCCATGTTCTTTTCTAGATTCGTAGGGTCATTATGCAGTAGGTTCATATACTCATTCTTCGGAAAATATTTAACGAATGGATATATGCATGCAAGTAGGCACAGAAGGTAAATAGCGTAATTGACGGCGTTGGCCCTGCTACTGGGAAAAGggggaaggaaaaaaaaatataaataaaaaaaaataggaaaaaataagaaaaatataggaaaaaataagaaaaatataggaaaaaataagaaaaaaataggaaaatagaataaaaatataaaaatataaaaaacaaatgataataaaGCAATGAAATAACGACAGAATAATGACAGAGTAACGATAAATGTTGACCTAACGATGGAGAGAAATTTACGCCACTCTAGGTACAAAAGGATCTCCCAGAGTGAAGCCTCCAATGAACAAGGAAAGATTAGAGGCAGTTCTATATCTCCACTTTGTTGATCTTTCTTACCTAAAGGCAAAAATATTCCTCCTGatgatcatatatatatccgtCAAAATGAAAGGAGATCCCACCAGACTAGCAAATAAACACATGAGAGGAAGAGCCAATACACGAAGCCTcgatattattaacattaataatgtgaaaagaaaaaattggaTTAGCAAAAAGACAAAATGTGCATCGAATACTTCgaaatttgtatttaattctttttttctatatagaaatttaaagtaatttaaaacataaaaggaaagaataataataaatactataaaataatCAAACAAAGCTGATTCCTTTATCATATTAAACATATCCTTTGAGAATGGATTAAATTCGGACCCTAGACTATATATCATAGTatcaaaattatgaacagaCAAATTTAATCGTACCTTTAACAACGATACTACATGCGAATcatgtttttctttaaaaaatataaggactcgtaataataaaaataacaatatagaTGTTATTcctttcattaaaataaacttatagttttgaataatatatatttcttttaatgcATTTGGCATGTTTTGTTCCTTCACTTCGTCACTTACTCTTCTCCTGAGCTGGTCTAAATTGTCATCCATCCCTTCTCCTTCTCTCCCTTTATCAGCTTTGCACTTACTTCCTACATATCTGTTCCTTCCTTGCGATTTGTAAATCAGTAATTTGTTCATATCTACAGTGTTTATCTGTTCACTGTTAGCCTGTGCACTGTTTATCCCTTTGCCGTTTATCCCTTTGTCGTTTATCCCTTTGCCGTTTATCCCTTCGCCGTTTATCCCTTCGCCATTTATCCCTTCGCCATTTATCC from Plasmodium malariae genome assembly, chromosome: 1 encodes:
- the PmUG01_01025800 gene encoding C-mannosyltransferase, putative; the protein is MHLDRISQHFNLFPLSSAVCFFVTLTFYKKFRYDLFRTYEEQKLSLYSEESFYFSFYDDIIKSETYLDGLLLLIKDERSEYPDTINAIQRFNVYPEIVLGTLWRFLNLKSVFATPYNFYVCSALFSQAASVGTLFFFSVYLGKSYISGVIFLMLFFSCFREKLIIRLEAFPLRENFASVHMWLNILLIYMILRKEKQILNFQRGFLFLSSFLFFITWQFSVFASLTHIIALFAVDLLGYDIKAELQKILLTFFSSYITALIVSLFPRYLLFTYFPFVLVAIIITNSLYNNKWFNIEGKRRRRTWRHNNGGCNTGAINGEGINGEGINGEGINGEGINGKGINDKGINGKGINSAQANSEQINTVDMNKLLIYKSQGRNRYVGSKCKADKGREGEGMDDNLDQLRRRVSDEVKEQNMPNALKEIYIIQNYKFILMKGITSILLFLLLRVLIFFKEKHDSHVVSLLKVRLNLSVHNFDTMIYSLGSEFNPFSKDMFNMIKESALFDYFIVFIIILSFYVLNYFKFLYRKKELNTNFEVFDAHFVFLLIQFFLFTLLMLIISRLRVLALPLMCLFASLVGSPFILTDIYMIIRRNIFAFSRANAVNYAIYLLCLLACIYPFVKYFPKNEYMNLLHNDPTNLEKNMDLINWLKKNVKEKEALISDIPTSSFLRSTTNFRLILHPQYEDISLRKRVQDYYMLSACLPFSDAKRFYYEKYKVRYYVANIYRCVPSDDSINAFRIADKIDSNYAKCKDKECMRFCERVLYDNTNYKVLYRNGKFSVVYFVPKIIEDNTPYENFDELKYFNIKYFEPWLQRCKINDDKCALHIADVARSYLDILHYFRIGFILYRYVENNLLDNNTEVIFNVGEFYDFDYKKPEQANQFYKKAIDLIIHKEQSNLSGPIRGQVPFVSIPRKIHMISSYIYFLLETALYTGREQIILLYRNLHLLVKTALFALENGYYYEIVEAKWEENMRHKQEQEQEQKQEQPLQVRAHRGMDQTIKRDFYPKELDSILHDLCQNVVYIYENKHEHEEFELLYKNLWKLIKRLSHLTECVFDNFHIFENRPINAFDYFKFFYVYR